In one window of Microscilla marina ATCC 23134 DNA:
- a CDS encoding ribonuclease domain-containing protein: MQSKISNQTEDSQKIEQTNAKQPQAFIQSKQGQQPAIQAKQQLVTTTKPPIIQAKQRTVSTKQQNIQRKSTSKPESIAQTMGNQYGVDTSDLKIKQNSPFPNTVGADATIQGKNIDFAPGKDTEQNIKHEVGHYIVNTQRGTPPKANKTVNGQPVNTTDEKAADQIADTPLQMKTEGGNISSEISLSAPMQLKQGGENEVIQRVMSRGSGWGVFGWTGGEVGKQKWDDIVALNQEINNVAMQPRDRRTLNNIEAKVVNYANADTVIQNLRILKDTITKRSLSNNLGQLVTSLTSHNYYMFLSSFTSESKEKSFNSVKDEVRELSQWLDGLDSDLTNTTQIKLNQAIGEANSLLDVFQFFKDDAMAQANQENFQIDGMKMTLDDYVTDTKRLRIDKRVTEQRKVFSSTLNETTSSHNDLLGSDKMQQLEKQSNDIGQHYDTALEKHREEERIKEEKKRKQQEKDELWRKWQKADKANKTRISNPPLYIQLKKLTGEDPFVLAEILAKVTIGAEGRLTQCLSRVNVTNSTEKADFLALLDRDANISYLHNLLAAIGKNQGGNLLKLLNATKSGHEDQLLQLLELNQDDSIDPLVTLLQRQNKSAKKVLKLLNKEGKASDVINVLGHNHVKTMKVAPNTEVDEGATFTKAEGLLKHKGSAKDTHDILSGGVSYADTEELLKLNKILDQGAEAAYVYNHGGVRPSKTRIEAVVYVLGLRRPKDVKAYLRAGHSFNQIHDKLETNNNQTFWTANKTCLANQVATEPSGTSLASIKTNSIRRKVYAHGGINSNTNTGQRFGNHGGTDNKGSIVMLLPDGVNYTEYDIVPYTGPDRGTKRVVSGGGNNYYTTDHYGTFRKF, from the coding sequence ATGCAAAGTAAAATATCCAATCAAACAGAAGATAGTCAAAAAATTGAGCAAACAAATGCAAAGCAACCCCAAGCATTTATTCAAAGCAAACAAGGGCAACAGCCTGCAATACAGGCTAAGCAACAACTTGTGACTACAACAAAACCACCTATAATACAAGCCAAACAACGTACAGTATCTACAAAACAACAAAATATTCAGAGAAAAAGTACTTCAAAACCAGAATCTATTGCTCAGACAATGGGCAACCAATATGGAGTAGATACCTCCGACTTGAAAATTAAACAAAACTCACCTTTTCCGAATACTGTGGGGGCTGATGCAACCATTCAAGGTAAAAATATAGATTTTGCTCCTGGTAAAGATACCGAACAAAATATTAAGCACGAAGTTGGACACTATATTGTTAACACTCAACGTGGCACCCCTCCAAAAGCAAATAAAACAGTAAACGGACAACCTGTGAATACTACAGATGAAAAAGCAGCTGACCAAATTGCTGATACGCCGTTGCAAATGAAAACAGAAGGGGGGAATATAAGCTCAGAGATTTCGTTGTCTGCTCCTATGCAGTTAAAACAAGGAGGGGAAAATGAGGTAATTCAAAGGGTAATGTCACGAGGAAGTGGTTGGGGTGTATTTGGTTGGACTGGCGGGGAGGTTGGCAAGCAAAAATGGGATGACATAGTAGCACTCAATCAAGAGATTAATAACGTTGCCATGCAACCTAGAGATCGTCGAACATTGAACAACATTGAAGCTAAAGTAGTAAATTATGCCAATGCAGACACAGTTATTCAAAATTTGAGAATACTCAAGGATACTATCACCAAACGATCACTATCTAATAACCTTGGACAACTAGTTACTAGTTTGACTTCACATAACTATTACATGTTTCTGTCATCTTTTACCAGCGAGAGTAAAGAAAAGTCATTTAATTCAGTAAAGGATGAGGTAAGAGAACTCAGCCAGTGGTTGGATGGACTGGACAGTGATCTAACCAATACTACTCAAATCAAGTTAAACCAGGCAATAGGTGAAGCAAACAGTTTGCTTGATGTATTCCAGTTTTTCAAGGATGATGCAATGGCACAAGCTAATCAAGAAAACTTTCAGATAGATGGTATGAAAATGACCCTGGATGATTATGTAACTGATACCAAAAGGCTAAGAATAGACAAAAGAGTCACTGAACAAAGAAAAGTCTTCAGTTCAACCCTCAATGAGACAACTTCTTCGCACAATGATTTGTTAGGCTCTGACAAAATGCAGCAATTAGAAAAACAATCAAATGATATCGGACAACATTATGACACTGCGCTCGAGAAACATAGAGAAGAAGAAAGAATTAAAGAAGAAAAAAAGAGGAAGCAGCAGGAAAAAGATGAACTTTGGAGGAAATGGCAAAAGGCAGATAAAGCCAATAAAACCCGTATTAGCAACCCACCTCTATACATACAATTGAAAAAACTCACAGGTGAAGATCCTTTTGTATTGGCAGAAATTTTGGCAAAAGTCACTATAGGGGCTGAAGGTAGACTCACCCAATGCCTTAGTCGTGTCAATGTTACTAACTCAACAGAAAAGGCTGATTTTTTAGCATTGCTTGACCGAGACGCTAACATATCTTACTTACACAATTTGCTGGCTGCCATTGGTAAAAACCAAGGGGGGAATTTATTAAAACTACTAAATGCAACCAAAAGTGGACATGAAGATCAACTACTCCAATTACTTGAATTAAACCAAGATGATAGCATCGATCCACTGGTTACACTACTACAACGCCAAAATAAAAGTGCCAAAAAGGTGTTGAAATTGCTAAATAAGGAAGGAAAAGCCAGTGATGTAATCAATGTATTGGGGCATAACCATGTAAAAACAATGAAAGTAGCCCCTAACACTGAGGTAGATGAAGGAGCTACATTTACCAAAGCAGAGGGGTTGCTCAAACATAAAGGGTCAGCGAAAGATACTCATGATATATTGAGTGGAGGGGTAAGTTATGCAGATACTGAGGAGCTACTGAAACTTAACAAAATACTTGATCAAGGAGCTGAGGCTGCTTATGTATACAACCATGGGGGAGTCAGGCCTAGTAAAACTAGAATTGAGGCTGTGGTATATGTTTTAGGGCTGAGGAGACCCAAAGATGTAAAAGCATACTTACGGGCAGGGCACTCTTTTAATCAAATACATGATAAATTGGAAACCAACAATAATCAAACATTTTGGACAGCAAATAAAACTTGCCTGGCAAACCAGGTAGCTACTGAACCTTCAGGTACGTCACTGGCTTCTATCAAAACCAACAGTATAAGAAGGAAAGTGTATGCACATGGAGGTATTAACTCAAATACCAATACTGGACAACGATTTGGTAATCATGGAGGAACTGATAATAAAGGTAGTATTGTGATGCTTTTGCCCGATGGGGTAAATTATACAGAGTACGATATTGTACCTTATACTGGACCTGATAGGGGGACTAAACGTGTAGTATCAGGGGGAGGAAACAATTATTACACTACCGATCACTATGGTACATTTAGAAAATTTTAA
- a CDS encoding vWA domain-containing protein, with product MNKTLQFEAHLENKYWLTSHIKQELFVYLSLKGGKAPEKQERIPLNISLVVDRSGSMSGDKLNYVKKAVDFVIDNLKSDDVLSIVQYDDEIDVVASSAKVTNKKALHEKVKGIQARNMTNLSGGMMEGYAQVKSTQSNGYVNRVLLLSDGLANAGITAPEQLQQIAQKKFREAGIALSTFGVGSDFNEVLMTNLSEYGGANYYFIDMPDKIPQIFAQELEGLLSVVAQNTTLEVVFPQSYLKCTQVYGFPANISPDKVSVNFNDVVAEEEKAVLIKFEVIRTPDEPFVLKTRLQYDDVIDKMERITDELDLRMELTTDEHAYRAGINAKVHEQTALFTANDLFEQAIKVADGRDFEKAKQIIAQAKASLDAYFKLMPPSEELKKQYDSIVAYGEKLDQMKNMSQMDYMMSQKMSRSANYMARKKK from the coding sequence ATGAACAAAACCTTGCAATTTGAAGCACACCTTGAAAACAAGTATTGGCTCACCAGCCACATCAAACAAGAACTATTTGTATACTTAAGCCTGAAGGGTGGCAAAGCTCCCGAAAAACAAGAGCGTATTCCTTTGAACATATCGCTGGTAGTAGACCGTAGTGGCTCTATGTCGGGTGACAAGCTCAACTATGTAAAAAAAGCAGTTGACTTTGTCATAGACAATCTCAAAAGCGACGACGTGCTGTCGATAGTACAATACGACGATGAAATAGATGTGGTGGCAAGCTCGGCAAAGGTCACCAACAAAAAGGCTTTGCACGAAAAAGTAAAGGGCATTCAGGCACGCAACATGACCAACCTAAGCGGTGGAATGATGGAAGGCTACGCTCAAGTAAAATCTACCCAATCGAACGGTTATGTAAACCGGGTTTTACTATTGTCAGATGGTTTGGCAAATGCTGGAATTACTGCCCCAGAGCAACTACAGCAAATTGCCCAGAAGAAGTTTCGCGAAGCTGGCATCGCCTTGTCTACATTTGGAGTGGGTTCCGATTTTAACGAGGTACTGATGACCAACTTGTCGGAGTATGGAGGCGCTAATTATTATTTTATTGATATGCCTGACAAAATTCCTCAAATATTTGCCCAAGAGCTAGAGGGTTTACTCTCTGTAGTTGCCCAAAATACTACACTAGAGGTGGTTTTTCCTCAGAGTTACCTCAAATGCACTCAAGTATATGGCTTTCCCGCAAATATAAGCCCCGATAAAGTGAGTGTGAACTTTAATGATGTAGTAGCAGAAGAAGAAAAAGCAGTATTGATTAAGTTTGAGGTAATTCGCACTCCTGACGAACCTTTTGTTCTGAAGACACGCCTGCAATACGACGATGTGATAGACAAAATGGAGCGCATTACTGATGAGCTAGACTTGCGTATGGAACTCACTACCGACGAGCATGCGTATCGTGCAGGCATAAATGCCAAAGTACATGAGCAAACAGCTTTGTTTACTGCAAACGACTTATTTGAACAAGCAATAAAGGTGGCTGATGGGCGTGATTTTGAAAAAGCCAAACAAATCATTGCTCAAGCAAAGGCTTCATTAGACGCTTATTTTAAACTAATGCCCCCCAGCGAAGAGTTGAAAAAACAGTATGACAGTATTGTAGCCTACGGCGAGAAACTCGACCAGATGAAGAACATGTCTCAAATGGATTATATGATGTCGCAAAAAATGAGTAGAAGTGCCAACTACATGGCACGTAAGAAGAAGTAA
- a CDS encoding ferredoxin--NADP reductase: protein MSSNNYQLKVKEVVNETKDAVTVVFENPAEGALTYKPGQFLTLIFSLEGESVRRAYSLCSAPSIDAQPAVTVKRVEGGKVSNHINDHVKAGDTIEVMAPAGVFTADVNKKNKRHVVLFAGGSGITPMMSIMQTVLNTESSAVVSLVYANRDEESIIFKDKIDGLKAKYGKQLNIVHVLENPPAGWSGYSGRLTPDLVQAILKSLPKKLFKPREYFMCGPAGMMEQIEVTFQKYKLPKDKLRKESFTASLDDAKKGAANDVEGIVEREVTIIYSGDEHKITVKPSESILDAALDANIDLPFSCQSGICTSCMGRCTSGKVYMDEEDSLSPKEIEQGHVLTCVGHPLTADVVIEVD from the coding sequence ATGAGTTCAAATAACTATCAATTAAAGGTAAAAGAAGTAGTCAACGAAACCAAAGATGCAGTCACTGTGGTATTTGAAAACCCAGCGGAGGGAGCTTTGACTTATAAACCAGGGCAGTTTTTGACCTTGATTTTTTCGCTGGAGGGCGAGTCGGTTCGTCGTGCTTATTCGTTGTGCAGTGCACCTAGCATAGATGCTCAACCTGCTGTAACGGTAAAACGAGTGGAGGGTGGAAAGGTTTCTAATCATATAAACGACCACGTAAAAGCAGGTGATACTATAGAGGTAATGGCACCTGCTGGAGTATTTACTGCTGATGTTAATAAAAAAAACAAACGTCATGTAGTATTATTTGCCGGAGGTAGTGGCATTACTCCTATGATGTCAATCATGCAAACAGTACTCAATACCGAATCAAGCGCGGTAGTATCTTTGGTATATGCCAATCGCGATGAAGAGTCTATTATTTTTAAAGACAAAATTGATGGGCTAAAAGCCAAGTATGGCAAGCAGTTGAACATAGTACACGTACTCGAAAACCCTCCTGCCGGATGGAGCGGGTACTCAGGCAGGCTTACCCCTGATTTGGTGCAAGCTATTTTGAAAAGTCTACCAAAGAAGTTGTTCAAACCTCGTGAGTATTTTATGTGTGGTCCTGCTGGAATGATGGAACAAATAGAGGTAACTTTCCAAAAATATAAATTACCTAAAGACAAACTACGCAAAGAGAGCTTTACGGCAAGCCTGGACGATGCCAAAAAAGGAGCAGCCAACGATGTAGAGGGTATTGTAGAACGTGAGGTTACCATTATTTATAGTGGCGATGAACACAAAATTACGGTCAAGCCCAGCGAATCTATTCTGGATGCAGCTTTGGATGCCAACATAGATTTACCCTTTTCTTGTCAAAGTGGTATTTGTACCTCTTGTATGGGGCGTTGTACTTCAGGCAAAGTATACATGGACGAAGAGGACTCTCTATCGCCTAAAGAAATTGAACAAGGGCACGTACTTACTTGTGTAGGGCACCCGCTTACCGCCGATGTGGTGATTGAGGTTGATTAA
- a CDS encoding PhoH family protein — protein sequence MVEKVIQLEDVSLVDFLGIENNNIKEVAAAFPKSKIVSRGSELRIQGTTPEIIKINEIINSLLAHYHKYGKVTTDNVTTYLQREDTQAPKQDDTGQPVLIYGTKGVAIKPKTAHQSELVKSAEDNDLVFAIGPAGTGKTYISVALAVKALKNKDVKKIIITRPAVEAGENLGFLPGDLKDKVDPYLRPIYDALDDMIPSEKLKYYQENRIVEIAPLAYMRGRTLNNAFILLDEAQNTTPMQIKMFLTRMGPHSKVIITGDRSQVDLPKKQKSGLIEAISILRDVKGIGFVKLDASDVVRHKLVRNIIKAYDKVEEEQIQRKKEKAEQEKKQKEEKNEPS from the coding sequence TTGGTAGAAAAAGTAATCCAATTAGAAGATGTATCTTTAGTTGATTTTCTAGGCATAGAAAACAACAACATCAAAGAAGTGGCTGCTGCTTTTCCCAAAAGCAAAATCGTTTCGAGAGGCAGCGAACTTCGTATTCAGGGTACCACCCCTGAAATTATCAAAATCAATGAAATAATTAACTCTCTGCTTGCACACTATCACAAATACGGTAAAGTAACTACCGACAATGTTACTACTTATCTTCAGCGAGAAGACACCCAAGCACCTAAACAAGACGATACAGGCCAGCCAGTATTGATCTATGGCACTAAAGGGGTGGCCATTAAGCCAAAAACTGCCCATCAAAGTGAATTGGTGAAAAGTGCCGAAGACAACGACCTGGTATTTGCCATTGGTCCTGCCGGAACCGGAAAAACATATATTTCGGTGGCCTTGGCAGTAAAAGCGCTGAAAAATAAGGACGTAAAAAAAATTATTATTACCCGCCCTGCGGTAGAGGCAGGCGAAAATCTGGGTTTTCTACCGGGTGACCTCAAAGACAAGGTAGACCCTTATTTACGCCCCATTTATGATGCTTTGGATGACATGATTCCGTCAGAAAAACTGAAGTATTACCAGGAAAATAGAATTGTTGAGATTGCTCCTTTAGCTTATATGCGAGGGCGTACCCTTAACAATGCTTTTATCTTGTTAGATGAAGCCCAAAATACTACCCCCATGCAAATCAAAATGTTTTTGACTCGTATGGGCCCTCACTCCAAGGTGATTATCACCGGAGATCGTTCGCAGGTTGACTTGCCTAAAAAGCAAAAGTCAGGGCTGATAGAGGCCATCAGTATTTTGCGAGATGTAAAGGGAATAGGGTTTGTAAAATTAGACGCTTCGGATGTGGTGCGTCACAAATTGGTAAGGAATATTATCAAGGCGTACGACAAAGTTGAAGAAGAGCAAATACAACGTAAAAAAGAGAAAGCTGAACAAGAAAAAAAACAGAAAGAAGAGAAAAATGAACCGAGTTAA
- a CDS encoding DUF5916 domain-containing protein has product MNKNFYYYSWWLLLLPMLVQAQAPQKDSYQLLARKTSKKITPDGKLNEAIWQTAQKARDFYQKFPFDTSYAKAKTEVMVAYDDQFFYVAFICENKQSGDFVVESLRRDFNGGRNDFVTFYLDPFGDGTNGFTFGITPLGVKREALITNGENLDSSWDNKWYSGVKRYPDKWIAEMAIPFKTLRYKSGTSPWKINFARLDYKTNEQSSWVPVPRNYSLTSLAFTGTINWESPLPKSGANVVLIPYITGGFVKEFEPDNTPVAYTRNAGMDAKVAITSSLNLDLTFNPDFSQVEVDQQVTNLSRFELFFPERRQFFIENSDLFSRFGFGRMRPFFSRRIGIQTDTATGETVQVPILYGARLSGKLNRNWRVGLLNMQTDRDRARNLPSSNYTVAVLQRKVFARSNVGLIFVNQQTTSDSTNDYSWGINDYDRVMGFDYNMASKDNKWNGKVLYQHQFTPEQKAEPFAHGSEIGYNTPEWRFYFSHESVGRDYAPRVGFAPRPGYFMVEGSLNRRFYPTMKKPLVNNHGPGVYGNVFWDMDFNVTDRFVELQYIINFQDRSSLEFYQGNWYTRLFDDFDPTNTDGIPLLAGTEYFYSNVFAFYNSNPVKLFNINVGAGYFFRYFNGKRTRLTGEVSYRFQPYGRIVIRADYNQITLPAPYNSVDLLLLAPRFEFSFTRKLFFTVFTQYNTQANLVNINARFQWRFKPVSDLFIVYTDNYFSDNLQPIGRSLVVKLTYWLNL; this is encoded by the coding sequence ATGAACAAAAACTTTTACTATTACAGTTGGTGGCTGTTATTGTTACCTATGTTGGTACAAGCCCAGGCTCCCCAAAAAGACAGCTACCAGTTACTGGCACGCAAAACCAGTAAAAAAATAACCCCCGATGGGAAACTTAATGAAGCAATATGGCAAACCGCACAAAAAGCACGTGATTTTTACCAAAAATTCCCTTTTGACACCTCTTATGCCAAGGCAAAAACCGAGGTAATGGTGGCTTATGATGATCAGTTTTTTTATGTAGCTTTTATCTGTGAAAACAAACAGTCAGGCGACTTTGTGGTAGAGTCGCTCAGGCGTGACTTCAATGGCGGACGAAACGATTTTGTTACTTTTTATTTAGACCCTTTCGGAGATGGTACCAATGGGTTTACTTTTGGTATCACTCCACTAGGGGTAAAACGTGAAGCATTGATTACCAATGGAGAGAATTTAGACTCGTCATGGGACAACAAGTGGTATTCAGGGGTAAAGCGCTACCCAGATAAATGGATAGCAGAAATGGCGATTCCTTTCAAAACTTTGCGCTATAAAAGTGGAACAAGCCCCTGGAAAATAAACTTTGCCCGCCTAGACTATAAAACCAATGAGCAATCGTCGTGGGTGCCCGTACCTCGTAACTATAGCTTAACCTCGCTGGCGTTTACGGGCACCATCAACTGGGAGAGTCCCTTGCCCAAATCGGGCGCTAACGTAGTATTAATTCCTTACATAACGGGTGGTTTTGTCAAAGAGTTTGAACCTGATAATACACCAGTGGCTTATACCCGTAATGCTGGTATGGACGCTAAGGTAGCCATTACTTCATCACTGAACCTTGACTTGACATTTAACCCTGATTTTTCGCAAGTAGAAGTAGACCAACAAGTGACCAACTTGAGCAGGTTTGAGCTGTTTTTTCCCGAAAGGAGGCAATTTTTTATAGAGAATAGTGATTTATTTTCCCGGTTTGGTTTTGGGCGGATGCGTCCGTTTTTTTCCAGAAGGATTGGCATTCAGACTGATACAGCGACTGGCGAAACGGTACAAGTGCCCATTTTGTATGGAGCAAGGCTCAGTGGCAAGCTTAACCGCAACTGGCGGGTAGGTTTACTCAATATGCAAACCGACCGTGATAGGGCGCGTAACTTACCCTCTAGTAACTATACAGTGGCAGTACTACAACGCAAGGTGTTTGCCCGCTCAAATGTAGGGTTAATATTTGTAAACCAACAAACTACCTCCGACTCAACCAATGATTATAGTTGGGGCATTAACGACTACGACCGGGTAATGGGTTTTGATTATAATATGGCGTCAAAGGATAATAAATGGAATGGAAAGGTTTTGTACCAACACCAGTTTACCCCTGAGCAAAAAGCAGAACCCTTTGCCCATGGCTCTGAGATTGGTTATAACACGCCTGAATGGAGGTTTTACTTCAGCCACGAAAGTGTAGGACGAGACTATGCGCCCAGGGTAGGTTTTGCTCCTCGTCCGGGGTATTTTATGGTAGAAGGAAGTCTTAACCGGAGGTTTTACCCTACTATGAAAAAGCCCTTGGTAAACAACCACGGACCAGGAGTGTATGGCAATGTATTTTGGGATATGGACTTTAATGTAACGGACAGGTTTGTAGAACTTCAATACATTATTAACTTTCAGGACAGGAGTAGCCTGGAGTTTTACCAAGGGAATTGGTATACCCGCCTCTTCGATGACTTTGACCCAACCAATACTGACGGCATCCCTTTGTTAGCTGGTACCGAGTATTTTTACTCAAATGTATTTGCCTTTTATAACTCCAACCCTGTCAAGCTTTTCAATATAAACGTAGGTGCCGGGTATTTTTTTAGGTATTTTAATGGCAAACGCACCCGACTCACTGGTGAGGTAAGTTATCGGTTTCAGCCTTATGGGCGCATTGTCATAAGGGCTGACTATAACCAAATTACCCTACCTGCCCCTTACAATAGTGTCGATTTGCTGCTGTTGGCTCCCCGTTTCGAGTTTTCGTTTACCCGAAAGTTGTTCTTTACAGTATTTACCCAATACAATACGCAAGCAAATCTGGTAAATATAAACGCCCGCTTTCAATGGAGGTTTAAGCCAGTGTCTGACTTATTTATTGTGTATACTGACAATTATTTTTCGGATAATTTGCAGCCTATAGGGCGCTCTTTGGTGGTAAAACTTACTTATTGGTTGAACCTATAA